The segment CAATGCACCTactaaaaatccacaaaatcttGGCGGGAGTGGATTAATGAAACAAGacttcttttgtgatttttctatGCATTCAAAGAAACTTGCTGGAACCATTTTATTGAGCTGATTCCTTCCTATAGCTGTCATTGAAGATATATTCTTTGACCTTGTCCATTCCTCACAGAGGTTCTTAAAAACGTCTTTATGAATTGTGTCCAAGTTTATCAGCACAATTTCATCTGCATTTGCATTTAGAATCCTTCTGCAAATAATCTTCACATTGTTTGAGTCCTTCAGAATTTTCTGAAATAACAGCACTATCACTTTCTGAACGCACTCTCTAACATTCTCTTCTGTCCTGATCTGTCCAGATTctttgctgttttctgctgaagaaccaaattttcttttgaagaaaTTCTTCACCACTCTCCACCACTTTCTTTTAGGTTGTGTGTGAAGgtggttttctgtctttttagaAAACGATTTCATGGAACGAGGCTTCTTCTGGGACTTTTTTATGTACTTAATGAAATGTGCAGCAATCCCTTCATTAAGCTGATCACTTCCTACATCTGTCATTGAAGGCATACTCTCTGACCTTGTCCATTCTTCACAGAGTTCCTTGAAAACACGTTTATAGTGAATGTTTAAATCGTTCAGCATGTTCTCGTCTGCGTTTGCTTCCAGAATTCTTCTATAAATCCTCTCCACACAGTCTGAGTCCTTCAGTAATTTCTGAACCACCAGTGTTATTACTTTCTGGACGGACTGTCTTAGTTGCaaatttgttcttatttttttatttttttcggatgactttttacttttaaaccaagatttattttgaatgatttttttccttgctCTCTTCTCTGTCTGTTCTGATTCTATTTCAGGGTAAAGGCAGCGTTGGATCCGTTTTAGGATCCGTTTACGGCTCATTCCTGGGTGGTAGTGGATAATTTTTAATAGAGCTTCCTTGTACACTTGTCTTAAAGTTTCTTGTTTTGAAATGGTTTGTAATTTGCAAGCAGCAAATGTTATCCAGAAAGAAACACCAGTACTTAAGGATGAGTGAAATTTACGTATGCAGTGGGCAACTCTTCTTATAGTTACCGGTCTTGAGGAtccttttttgattttctgaaaAGCTTTGATTAAAGCTGTTTCAGTGGTTTTATCgtaactttgtttctttgtctcGTGTAACCCAATACTTTCACTACAGAGAACCTCATTTATAGCATCGGTGATGGCAGAGGTAATACTATTAATTTGAGAgtgaaatatttctaaaaaggCGTCTTTCAAAATGGATTCCACTGTTTCCCCAAGGAACCGTTCAGTCTGTGAAATAGTTTCAGACTGAATCTCTCCAGAAGATCCCAATTCACTTTCACTTAGAAATTCAAATGCAGCATCAATTTCATCTGGAGACTGGGGATCAAATCCACATACATCTTTCATCAAATCTTCATGTATtgaagaaatgaacattttaaaaatttctaaatataaatcCTTGAATTGAAAGTTCGTAAACCGTGGTAAGTAGCTTTTTATCTTACCATAATTTTCTTCAATCAACCTTCTTATCCGTTCCTTGTTAAGCTGGGACCATCTaaattcttttagctttttcttcAACCTTGACAATGGCACGTGTTGTATATCAGAGTTTATAGACATGAGTTCATTTCGAAACATGCATCTGATTCCATCAAAGTAAAAGACTATATCTGAAATAAATATGGAATGATAAACTTCCCACATTTCAAATACAACTCTAAAATTAACACTACCCCAAGGTAATGGTATGCGTTCCTCTTCGATGGACCACTGGTCCTCAGGTGTAAAATCTCtggcaaaaatgttttctatcatTGCTAAAATCTCCTCTCTATTTGTATTATACCCATGagattttgtcatttcttttgtttccctCATGATTTTTGAAATATAATCTGAACATTCTGATTCTTCACtatcagaaaatgttgaactCAAACTCCATTCTAAATCGACTGTGATTAAACTTTCTTTACTTTCTAAATCCCATGTACTCATCTTGAGAGAGCCGTTCTCGCTTTCAGCTGCTTCCTCAGAGCTTTGATCAGTTGCTGCCACTGGTAAATCCTTTGACAGACCAGCGTGTGATTGAGCGCCGGTTGATGATCCTGCTTGCACGTCGTCCCACGCCACTCTGACAGGTCTTAGGCTGTGCCTTGACCTATCACTCACAGCAAAATCCAGAGACACGTCTTTGTTTGAAGCTTTGGGTTTCTGTTCAGATGTCTCCAGGGGTGttactttgtttgt is part of the Oryzias melastigma strain HK-1 unplaced genomic scaffold, ASM292280v2 sc00305, whole genome shotgun sequence genome and harbors:
- the LOC118598300 gene encoding uncharacterized protein LOC118598300, which gives rise to MKKFLGKLRNLFGKQTNKVTPLETSEQKPKASNKDVSLDFAVSDRSRHSLRPVRVAWDDVQAGSSTGAQSHAGLSKDLPVAATDQSSEEAAESENGSLKMSTWDLESKESLITVDLEWSLSSTFSDSEESECSDYISKIMRETKEMTKSHGYNTNREEILAMIENIFARDFTPEDQWSIEEERIPLPWGSVNFRVVFEMWEVYHSIFISDIVFYFDGIRCMFRNELMSINSDIQHVPLSRLKKKLKEFRWSQLNKERIRRLIEENYGKIKSYLPRFTNFQFKDLYLEIFKMFISSIHEDLMKDVCGFDPQSPDEIDAAFEFLSESELGSSGEIQSETISQTERFLGETVESILKDAFLEIFHSQINSITSAITDAINEVLCSESIGLHETKKQSYDKTTETALIKAFQKIKKGSSRPVTIRRVAHCIRKFHSSLSTGVSFWITFAACKLQTISKQETLRQVYKEALLKIIHYHPGMSRKRILKRIQRCLYPEIESEQTEKRARKKIIQNKSWFKSKKSSEKNKKIRTNLQLRQSVQKVITLVVQKLLKDSDCVERIYRRILEANADENMLNDLNIHYKRVFKELCEEWTRSESMPSMTDVGSDQLNEGIAAHFIKYIKKSQKKPRSMKSFSKKTENHLHTQPKRKWWRVVKNFFKRKFGSSAENSKESGQIRTEENVRECVQKVIVLLFQKILKDSNNVKIICRRILNANADEIVLINLDTIHKDVFKNLCEEWTRSKNISSMTAIGRNQLNKMVPASFFECIEKSQKKSCFINPLPPRFCGFLVGAL